From one Methylomonas paludis genomic stretch:
- the ispE gene encoding 4-(cytidine 5'-diphospho)-2-C-methyl-D-erythritol kinase, producing MTENPAAIAGWREKWPAPAKLNLMLKITGRRADGYHLLQTVFQIIDLCDWLTFHPLSEDKVCLQEQIPGVAETDELTVRAAKLLKQHTGYAGGVRIELEKNLPMGGGLGGGSSDAATTLVVLNRLWDLRLSQQQLMQLGLQLGADVPIFVFGHSAWGEGVGEELQAITLPEYWLLIIKPDCHVNTRQIFLAEGLTRNSASIKMIDFIAGDYSNDCTAIVTSMYPEVKNAIRALSEFGEARLTGTGACVFAVFVDENAARAAYAALQSEWVVYLARGQNQSPLYKKLDRE from the coding sequence GTGACCGAAAACCCGGCAGCGATAGCGGGATGGCGCGAAAAATGGCCGGCGCCAGCCAAATTGAATTTGATGTTGAAAATAACCGGTCGGCGTGCTGACGGTTACCATTTGTTGCAGACTGTATTTCAAATCATTGACTTGTGCGACTGGCTGACATTCCATCCATTATCTGAGGATAAAGTCTGTTTACAAGAACAGATCCCAGGTGTTGCCGAGACGGATGAATTGACGGTGCGTGCGGCTAAATTGCTCAAGCAGCATACTGGCTACGCGGGTGGTGTCAGGATAGAGCTGGAAAAAAATCTGCCGATGGGCGGCGGTTTGGGTGGAGGTAGTTCTGATGCGGCAACTACTTTGGTGGTTTTGAATCGGCTTTGGGATTTGCGTCTGAGCCAGCAACAGCTCATGCAATTAGGTTTGCAATTGGGTGCAGATGTGCCGATATTTGTATTCGGCCATTCGGCCTGGGGTGAGGGAGTAGGTGAGGAATTACAAGCTATTACCTTGCCTGAGTACTGGTTATTGATCATAAAGCCAGATTGTCATGTCAATACAAGGCAGATTTTTTTAGCAGAAGGCTTGACAAGAAACAGTGCATCCATCAAAATGATCGACTTTATCGCAGGGGATTACAGTAACGATTGCACGGCAATTGTTACCAGTATGTATCCGGAAGTTAAAAACGCCATTAGGGCTTTGTCAGAGTTTGGCGAGGCCAGATTGACAGGGACAGGCGCTTGTGTGTTTGCAGTATTTGTTGATGAAAATGCTGCGCGCGCTGCTTATGCAGCGCTGCAAAGTGAGTGGGTTGTGTATTTGGCTAGAGGTCAAAACCAGTCGCCACTGTACAAGAAATTAGACAGGGAATAA
- the lolB gene encoding lipoprotein insertase outer membrane protein LolB → MKRWVWILAACLLLHGCALTPDKSTDISQIVQMRNQQSPANWSFQGRLAVVADKDAFSASINWKHQSSEDEIELSGPLAQGKVLISVTPGSVAIDNGDQVRHYQGDADSVINAQLDIKIPVTALKYWVLGLTDPQQSYLALDNGFVQSGWQIRFIELQSVGDLVLPKKITVQDEHNRVKLIVDQWSLT, encoded by the coding sequence ATGAAGCGTTGGGTTTGGATTTTGGCAGCTTGTTTGCTGCTGCATGGTTGCGCTCTGACACCTGATAAATCGACCGATATCAGTCAAATAGTGCAAATGCGCAACCAGCAATCCCCTGCAAACTGGTCTTTTCAGGGGCGATTGGCTGTGGTTGCTGATAAAGATGCTTTTTCAGCCAGCATCAATTGGAAGCACCAATCTAGTGAGGATGAGATTGAACTGAGTGGGCCTTTGGCTCAGGGTAAGGTTTTGATCAGTGTCACGCCAGGCAGCGTGGCGATAGATAATGGCGATCAGGTACGCCACTATCAGGGTGATGCGGATAGTGTCATCAATGCACAGCTGGATATCAAAATTCCGGTGACGGCCTTGAAATATTGGGTGCTGGGGCTCACAGACCCACAGCAGTCTTATCTTGCTCTTGATAATGGTTTTGTGCAATCCGGTTGGCAGATCAGGTTTATCGAGTTGCAGTCGGTAGGCGACTTGGTGTTGCCCAAAAAAATCACTGTGCAGGATGAGCATAATCGAGTGAAATTAATTGTGGATCAATGGAGTCTAACGTGA
- a CDS encoding tetratricopeptide repeat protein translates to MNKWINILILFCLTGCATSPEKSPEGENELVQEELLDQNLQRNPVIDEEVLYLLMAAELAGQRNQYAVAFDAYLQAAKRVDDPRIAERAVKIGLYLKDEKRTQEALKVWLSKDAKNLSARKFALLLAIKNLDHKGAVEDLSVMLREDPAGFEASLLEMVKLFEKEGRLQFTYDALEELAQQQPLQGEVFFVQAVLAGTLPNQELAQQKIDYVLKLQPDWNKAIIFQAQLAGRNGDLVKARQYLEKAVKQAPGDVQLRKMLIEVMISTGAYDDAVRLCQNVLDEKPDDGDSLFSLAMIYIQQNQLDKAENQLEKLLNNPDWEGQASFFLGKIEAQRRHVEKALSWYDRVSDGNYAYDADIAAISLLINQKRFAEAERRVGKAEHRFPEQKLKTLMIKSELLNQQGKFQEAFDTLNVVIKDVPDNRDVLYARALIAERLDRLDILEADLHRILHKNPEDIAALNALGYTLTDKTQRYAEAQGYLEQALKLQPDEAVIIDSYGWLQFKLGNQQLALEYLKKAYAKSPENEIAAHVAEVLWVMGNTKEAKDVFDSAYKKSPDDEYLQSFKKRYLTAEPK, encoded by the coding sequence ATGAATAAATGGATAAACATCTTAATACTTTTTTGTCTGACTGGGTGTGCAACATCACCGGAAAAGTCACCAGAAGGTGAAAATGAGCTGGTACAGGAAGAATTACTTGACCAGAATTTGCAGCGTAATCCGGTAATTGATGAAGAGGTACTGTATTTGCTGATGGCTGCCGAGCTAGCCGGACAGCGCAATCAATATGCAGTGGCTTTTGATGCCTATCTGCAAGCGGCGAAGCGGGTTGATGACCCGCGCATAGCGGAACGTGCAGTTAAAATAGGTTTATACCTGAAAGATGAAAAGCGTACCCAGGAAGCTTTGAAGGTTTGGTTGAGTAAAGATGCGAAAAATCTTAGCGCCAGAAAATTTGCTTTATTGTTGGCTATAAAAAATCTAGACCATAAAGGTGCCGTGGAAGACTTGAGTGTCATGCTACGCGAAGATCCAGCCGGTTTTGAAGCCAGTTTGCTGGAAATGGTTAAGTTGTTTGAAAAAGAAGGCCGGCTCCAATTTACTTACGATGCCCTAGAGGAGTTGGCTCAGCAGCAGCCTTTACAGGGAGAAGTGTTTTTTGTGCAAGCGGTATTGGCAGGAACCTTGCCGAATCAGGAATTAGCGCAGCAAAAAATTGATTATGTGCTTAAACTGCAGCCTGATTGGAATAAAGCCATTATTTTTCAGGCCCAACTGGCCGGTAGAAACGGTGATTTGGTCAAAGCCCGTCAGTATCTGGAAAAAGCCGTCAAACAAGCCCCAGGCGATGTTCAGCTTAGAAAAATGTTGATCGAAGTGATGATTAGTACAGGTGCTTATGATGATGCTGTGCGCTTATGTCAGAATGTTCTCGATGAAAAACCGGATGATGGTGATAGTTTATTTTCTTTGGCGATGATCTATATCCAGCAAAATCAGTTGGATAAAGCCGAGAACCAGCTGGAAAAATTGCTGAATAATCCAGATTGGGAAGGGCAGGCGAGTTTCTTTTTGGGTAAAATCGAGGCTCAGAGGCGTCATGTTGAGAAGGCCTTGAGTTGGTATGATCGAGTAAGTGATGGTAATTATGCTTATGATGCCGATATTGCCGCAATTTCATTATTAATTAATCAGAAACGCTTTGCTGAGGCAGAACGCAGGGTGGGTAAGGCAGAGCATAGATTTCCCGAGCAGAAACTTAAAACTTTAATGATTAAATCTGAGCTGCTAAACCAGCAGGGCAAATTTCAGGAAGCGTTTGATACCTTAAATGTGGTGATTAAAGATGTGCCGGACAATAGGGATGTGCTGTATGCCCGGGCGCTGATTGCCGAGCGCTTGGACAGATTGGATATTCTGGAAGCAGATTTACATCGGATTTTGCATAAAAATCCTGAAGATATTGCTGCTTTGAATGCTCTGGGTTATACCCTGACGGATAAAACTCAGCGATATGCCGAAGCGCAGGGTTATCTTGAACAAGCTTTGAAATTGCAGCCTGATGAAGCAGTGATTATCGATAGTTATGGTTGGTTGCAGTTCAAATTGGGTAATCAGCAACTGGCGCTGGAATATTTGAAAAAAGCTTATGCGAAATCCCCCGAGAATGAAATTGCCGCGCATGTCGCCGAAGTGCTGTGGGTGATGGGTAATACCAAGGAAGCGAAAGATGTCTTCGACAGTGCTTATAAAAAATCTCCTGATGACGAATATCTGCAATCATTTAAAAAGCGCTATTTAACAGCCGAGCCAAAATGA
- the hemA gene encoding glutamyl-tRNA reductase: MTLLAVGINYTTAPVAIRERLAFPAEILDNTLKNLWKVNEISEAAILSTCNRTEFYYQSDNEDHAALIDWLADTKHIRPAEFTPYLYSFKDSQSIRHMFRVACGLDSMILGEPQILGQMKTAYHAAYQAGTLGRNLSKLFQHTFSAAKKVRTDTAIGSSPVSVAFAAVQLAQQIFDKLSEQTALLIGAGETIELTARHLYQHGIGRIIIANRTYDKAHALATQFNGFAIALSELPNHLAEADIVVSSTASQLPILGKGRVESAIKKRKHKPMFMVDLAVPRDIEAEVEQLSDVYLYTVDDLQNTVNRNMDSRRRAAEQAEEIIDAQVEHFLIWLRSQGAQQTIRDYRSQAERARDESLQKAIAQLNNGTDAEQVLQRLAHTLTNKLIHTPCVQLRDASANERHDLIAASREIFKLK; encoded by the coding sequence ATGACTCTGCTTGCCGTAGGTATCAATTACACCACTGCGCCAGTCGCAATACGCGAACGCCTGGCTTTTCCTGCAGAAATTCTTGACAACACCTTAAAAAACTTATGGAAAGTTAACGAAATTAGTGAAGCGGCCATTCTTTCCACCTGTAATCGCACCGAATTCTATTACCAGTCCGATAACGAAGACCATGCAGCCCTGATCGACTGGTTGGCCGACACCAAACACATCCGCCCCGCCGAATTTACGCCTTATCTATACAGCTTTAAAGACAGCCAGTCCATCCGCCACATGTTTCGGGTAGCCTGCGGCCTGGACTCCATGATTCTGGGTGAACCGCAAATTCTAGGGCAGATGAAAACCGCTTATCACGCCGCCTATCAGGCCGGCACATTGGGCCGCAATCTCAGCAAACTGTTTCAACACACCTTCTCGGCAGCCAAAAAAGTTCGTACCGATACCGCCATCGGCTCCAGCCCGGTATCAGTGGCATTTGCCGCAGTGCAACTGGCGCAACAGATTTTCGACAAACTCAGCGAACAAACCGCCTTACTGATCGGTGCCGGCGAAACCATAGAACTGACCGCCCGGCATTTATATCAGCACGGCATAGGCCGAATTATCATTGCCAACCGGACTTACGATAAAGCCCATGCTCTTGCAACTCAGTTTAACGGGTTTGCCATAGCACTTTCCGAGCTGCCGAATCATTTGGCAGAAGCCGATATTGTGGTGTCCTCCACTGCCAGCCAGTTGCCGATATTAGGTAAAGGCCGAGTGGAAAGCGCTATTAAAAAACGCAAACACAAACCCATGTTCATGGTGGATCTGGCCGTGCCGCGCGACATAGAAGCCGAGGTTGAACAGCTTAGCGATGTGTATCTGTATACTGTCGATGACTTACAGAATACCGTAAATCGTAATATGGATTCGCGCCGCCGCGCCGCCGAACAAGCCGAGGAAATCATCGACGCCCAAGTGGAGCATTTTTTAATCTGGCTGCGATCCCAGGGCGCCCAGCAAACCATCCGTGATTATCGCAGCCAGGCCGAACGGGCTCGTGATGAATCGCTGCAAAAAGCCATTGCTCAACTCAACAACGGCACTGATGCCGAACAAGTGTTACAGCGCCTGGCGCATACCCTGACCAATAAATTAATCCATACCCCCTGCGTGCAATTACGCGATGCCAGCGCCAACGAGCGCCATGATTTAATCGCCGCTTCGCGGGAAATTTTTAAGTTAAAATAA
- the prfA gene encoding peptide chain release factor 1, translating into MKPSIQLKLENLDERFAEITVLLSQPEVQSNQNQFRSLGQEYAQLEPLVNCYKAYLSNESNLASAKEMAKDSDPELREMAKEEVQAGEAQREALEQELQILLLPKDPNDNRNIFLEVRAGTGGDEAAIFSGDLSRMYQRYAEKQGWSTEIINENRGEHGGYKEVVLRVSGQNVYSQLKFESGTHRVQRVPETESQGRVHTSACTVAIMPEVDSIDEIDINPADLRVDTYRASGAGGQHVNRTDSAIRITHIPSGVVVECQDERSQHKNRARAMSLLQSRLLAAAQEKQHAEQSENRKLQVGSGDRSERIRTYNFPQGRLTDHRINLTLYKLDEIMEGGLEHVIQPLIHEHQAELLTQLGNA; encoded by the coding sequence ATGAAACCTTCAATACAATTAAAACTAGAAAATCTCGACGAGCGCTTCGCCGAAATCACCGTACTGCTCAGCCAGCCGGAAGTGCAAAGCAATCAAAACCAATTCCGTAGCCTGGGTCAGGAATACGCTCAATTGGAACCATTGGTAAACTGCTACAAAGCCTACCTGAGCAACGAAAGCAATCTGGCCTCTGCCAAAGAAATGGCCAAAGACAGCGATCCTGAGCTCCGGGAAATGGCCAAGGAAGAAGTTCAGGCTGGAGAGGCGCAACGCGAAGCCCTGGAACAGGAATTACAAATCCTGCTGCTGCCCAAGGATCCTAATGACAATCGCAATATCTTTCTGGAAGTGCGCGCCGGTACCGGCGGAGACGAAGCCGCCATCTTTTCTGGTGATTTATCACGCATGTATCAGCGTTATGCCGAAAAACAGGGCTGGAGCACTGAAATTATTAACGAAAATCGTGGCGAACACGGCGGATATAAAGAAGTTGTCCTCCGAGTCAGCGGTCAAAACGTGTATTCCCAGCTTAAATTCGAATCCGGTACCCATCGCGTTCAACGCGTACCGGAAACCGAATCCCAGGGCCGGGTTCACACTTCAGCCTGCACCGTAGCCATCATGCCGGAAGTGGACAGCATAGATGAGATAGACATCAACCCCGCTGACTTGCGCGTCGATACTTACCGGGCTTCCGGTGCCGGCGGCCAGCACGTCAACCGTACCGATTCAGCCATTCGTATTACCCATATTCCCTCTGGTGTGGTGGTGGAATGTCAGGATGAACGTTCCCAGCATAAAAACCGGGCCAGAGCCATGTCTCTGCTCCAATCGCGACTGCTGGCAGCCGCACAGGAAAAACAGCATGCTGAACAATCTGAAAACCGTAAACTGCAAGTGGGCAGCGGTGACCGTTCCGAACGTATCCGCACTTACAACTTCCCCCAGGGTCGTTTAACCGATCATCGCATCAATCTGACTCTGTATAAGCTGGATGAAATTATGGAAGGCGGCCTGGAACATGTCATCCAGCCGCTGATCCATGAGCATCAAGCCGAATTGCTAACGCAGTTAGGGAATGCCTGA
- the prmC gene encoding peptide chain release factor N(5)-glutamine methyltransferase, with the protein MPDSIQSLLNAATTELAAASPSAALDAEVLLCHCLTKNRSYLRAWPDSTLSAEQISAFQTLLAQRQQGVPVAYLTGEREFWSRSFLVSPAVLIPRPDSELLIELSLARISPQQSAKIIDLGTGSGILAITLATERPLAQVIGCDFSPAALDIARQNAARHKIDNLALLRSNWFSAITDQDFDLIISNPPYIDAEDPHLQMGDVRFEPSSALISPEQGLADIRLIAAQATQRLKLDGQLLIEHGYNQAQAVSSIFQALNYRNICTHTDLSGQARVTSGLWNPI; encoded by the coding sequence ATGCCTGATTCCATCCAGTCTTTATTAAATGCGGCCACTACCGAATTGGCAGCCGCTTCGCCCAGCGCTGCGCTGGACGCTGAAGTATTGCTATGCCATTGCCTGACCAAAAATCGTTCCTATCTACGCGCCTGGCCGGATAGTACCTTATCAGCGGAGCAAATATCTGCGTTTCAAACTTTGCTCGCCCAACGCCAGCAAGGCGTGCCGGTTGCCTATCTGACCGGCGAACGTGAATTCTGGTCGCGCAGTTTCCTAGTCAGCCCTGCCGTACTGATTCCCCGGCCAGACAGCGAATTATTGATTGAGCTCAGCCTAGCGCGAATATCACCTCAGCAGAGCGCCAAAATCATTGATCTGGGCACCGGTTCCGGTATTCTGGCTATTACCTTGGCAACGGAACGCCCCTTGGCTCAAGTTATCGGTTGCGATTTCAGCCCAGCAGCGCTAGACATTGCCCGACAGAATGCCGCACGGCACAAGATTGACAATCTAGCCCTACTCCGCTCCAACTGGTTTTCGGCCATCACCGATCAGGACTTTGATCTGATTATCAGTAATCCGCCGTATATTGACGCTGAAGACCCACATTTACAAATGGGTGACGTACGCTTTGAACCCAGCTCAGCCTTGATCAGCCCCGAACAAGGCTTAGCGGATATTCGCCTGATTGCCGCACAAGCCACCCAGCGTTTAAAACTCGACGGCCAATTATTGATCGAACATGGTTACAATCAGGCCCAGGCGGTAAGCAGCATTTTTCAGGCCTTAAATTACCGGAATATTTGTACACATACCGACTTATCCGGTCAAGCTCGCGTCACCTCAGGATTATGGAACCCAATATGA
- a CDS encoding M67 family metallopeptidase has protein sequence MISTEINLPRKLTNQLLHLAQLSPEAEICGLIGANQAGIPSSCYPVDNSATNPDNRFLMDAGQQINALRAIREKSETLFGIYHSHPHAPAIPSATDLELASYPEAVQLIISLNTKGVLEIRAYRINAKTAQEIKLNLIEI, from the coding sequence ATGATTAGCACCGAAATCAATTTACCGCGCAAACTGACCAACCAATTATTGCATCTGGCGCAATTATCGCCGGAAGCCGAAATTTGTGGCCTGATCGGGGCCAATCAGGCCGGCATACCCAGCAGTTGCTATCCGGTCGACAATAGCGCCACCAACCCGGACAACCGATTTTTAATGGATGCCGGCCAGCAGATTAATGCCTTACGCGCCATCCGTGAAAAATCCGAAACCTTGTTCGGCATTTATCACTCTCATCCGCATGCCCCGGCCATACCTTCTGCTACCGATCTGGAACTGGCCAGTTATCCTGAAGCCGTTCAACTGATTATCTCCTTGAATACAAAAGGTGTTTTAGAGATCCGTGCCTACCGGATCAACGCCAAAACTGCCCAGGAAATCAAACTCAATCTGATAGAAATATAG
- the rph gene encoding ribonuclease PH → MRRPSGRNPDQLREIRITCHYTKHAEGSVLVEFGDTKVICTASVDSGVPRFLKGKGEGWVTAEYGMLPRSTHSRMDREAGRGKQGGRTLEIQRLIGRSLRAAIDLKALGENTITIDCDVIQADGGTRTAAITGGFVALSIAIQHMLKKHVIKKNPIHGQVASVSVGIYNGIPVLDLDYAEDSQAETDMNVVMNEAGHFIEVQGTAEGHAFRKDELNAMLELAERGINQLLEKQHEALYGKLDSAA, encoded by the coding sequence ATGAGAAGACCAAGTGGGCGTAATCCCGATCAACTGCGCGAAATACGCATCACCTGCCACTATACTAAACATGCCGAAGGCTCAGTTTTAGTCGAATTCGGAGATACTAAGGTTATCTGTACCGCCAGTGTGGATAGTGGCGTACCGCGTTTTCTGAAAGGCAAAGGCGAAGGTTGGGTCACTGCTGAATACGGCATGCTGCCCCGCTCCACCCATAGTCGTATGGACCGTGAAGCCGGACGCGGCAAACAAGGTGGTCGCACCCTGGAAATTCAACGCCTGATCGGCCGCTCACTGCGCGCCGCCATTGATCTGAAAGCTCTCGGTGAAAATACCATAACCATAGACTGCGACGTGATTCAGGCCGATGGCGGCACCCGCACCGCTGCCATTACCGGCGGTTTTGTGGCTTTATCCATTGCTATCCAGCACATGTTGAAAAAACATGTCATCAAGAAAAACCCCATACATGGCCAAGTCGCCTCGGTTTCGGTAGGCATCTACAACGGCATTCCAGTGCTGGATTTGGATTATGCCGAAGACAGCCAGGCAGAAACCGATATGAATGTGGTGATGAACGAAGCCGGACATTTTATCGAAGTACAAGGCACTGCCGAAGGTCATGCTTTCCGCAAAGACGAACTTAATGCCATGCTGGAACTGGCAGAACGCGGGATTAACCAGTTACTGGAAAAACAGCATGAAGCGCTGTATGGCAAACTCGATTCAGCCGCATGA
- the rdgB gene encoding RdgB/HAM1 family non-canonical purine NTP pyrophosphatase, which translates to MSQIVLASSNQGKIREIQAILQNQQILPQGQFNISDAEEIGSTFIENAIIKARHAATHSGLPAIADDSGLVVDALNGAPGVISARYAGMGASDQANIDKLLQAIQDVPATQRNARFICVMVYMRHSLDPTPIVTQGVWEGHILPHNIGSNGFGYDPIFWVEAYQCSSAQLPPELKNTISHRAQALQALTRQLTHC; encoded by the coding sequence ATGAGCCAAATCGTTTTAGCCAGCTCCAATCAAGGCAAAATTCGGGAAATCCAGGCCATTCTGCAAAACCAGCAGATTTTGCCACAAGGGCAATTCAATATCAGCGATGCCGAAGAAATCGGCTCAACTTTTATTGAAAACGCCATTATTAAAGCCCGGCACGCCGCTACTCATAGCGGCTTGCCCGCTATAGCCGACGACTCTGGCCTGGTGGTGGATGCGTTGAATGGCGCGCCCGGCGTGATTTCTGCCCGCTATGCCGGGATGGGCGCCAGCGATCAGGCCAATATCGACAAACTGTTGCAGGCCATACAAGACGTACCTGCCACCCAGCGCAATGCCCGCTTTATCTGTGTGATGGTTTACATGCGCCACAGTCTGGATCCCACGCCTATCGTTACCCAAGGTGTCTGGGAAGGGCATATCCTGCCACACAACATAGGCAGCAACGGCTTTGGCTATGACCCGATATTCTGGGTGGAAGCCTACCAATGCTCATCAGCACAGCTACCGCCAGAACTTAAAAACACCATCAGCCATCGCGCCCAGGCTTTACAGGCCTTAACCCGCCAACTTACCCATTGTTAA
- a CDS encoding phosphotransferase enzyme family protein — MLSVNPTQIAGQFTRQAITGITPLGCGLINDTYRVAGADSAFVLQRLNQHVFPAPQLIMANLEYLGRHIRQKPPETVGLQFPGIIYTLSGQTYFQDAEQQFWRALELIQPAESRQVLNRATESAQIGYALAHFHRLCSDLPVSALHDTLPGFHITPGYYQDYQQLAERNPTIEIDSEFEFCRNFIRQFQTNINVLEDAKAAGILSMRVTHGDPKLNNFLFRPGADQIISLIDLDTVKPGLVHYDIGDCIRSCCHIKPDNHFDIQRCRIILEHYLQEAGSFFTPADYLYLSAAIVLIPFELGLRFFSDYLAGNQYFKITEPRSNLYKAIALFELCQSINAQLSELNAIILSFQH; from the coding sequence TTGTTAAGCGTTAATCCCACCCAGATTGCCGGGCAATTTACCCGGCAGGCCATCACAGGCATCACGCCGCTAGGCTGCGGCCTGATCAACGATACCTATCGAGTCGCCGGTGCCGACAGCGCCTTTGTGCTGCAACGCCTAAACCAGCATGTGTTCCCGGCACCGCAACTGATTATGGCCAATCTGGAATATCTGGGTCGGCACATTCGGCAGAAACCACCAGAGACCGTGGGCTTACAATTTCCAGGTATTATTTACACACTCAGTGGGCAAACTTATTTTCAGGATGCTGAGCAGCAATTCTGGCGCGCTCTGGAATTGATACAACCTGCCGAAAGCCGGCAAGTGCTAAACCGCGCCACAGAATCGGCACAAATCGGCTACGCCTTAGCCCATTTCCACCGTTTATGCAGCGATTTACCGGTCAGTGCTTTACACGATACCTTACCGGGCTTCCATATTACCCCCGGCTACTATCAAGACTATCAACAACTGGCCGAGCGGAACCCAACTATTGAAATTGATAGCGAATTTGAGTTCTGCCGAAATTTTATTCGCCAATTTCAGACCAATATCAACGTTCTAGAAGATGCCAAAGCGGCCGGCATACTAAGCATGCGCGTCACCCACGGCGACCCTAAACTCAATAACTTTCTGTTTCGCCCTGGTGCCGACCAAATCATCAGCCTGATTGACCTAGATACCGTTAAACCCGGCTTGGTACATTACGATATCGGCGATTGCATTCGTTCCTGCTGTCATATCAAGCCTGACAATCATTTTGATATACAGCGTTGCCGGATCATCCTGGAACATTATCTCCAGGAAGCCGGTAGCTTCTTCACCCCTGCTGACTATCTTTATTTGTCTGCCGCCATCGTCCTGATACCTTTTGAATTGGGCTTACGCTTTTTTAGCGATTATCTGGCCGGCAATCAGTACTTTAAAATTACCGAACCCAGAAGCAATTTATACAAAGCAATAGCACTATTTGAATTATGCCAAAGCATAAACGCCCAGCTCAGCGAACTTAACGCCATTATTCTCAGCTTTCAGCACTAG
- the rlmH gene encoding 23S rRNA (pseudouridine(1915)-N(3))-methyltransferase RlmH, with product MQIHLISVGNRMPDWVQQGYNEYAKRLPRECELILKEIPADKRRNGDIERITKTEGERMIAALPNRAHVVTLDIPGKPWTTPDLSQAMQRWLGNGQPVALMVGGPEGLSAQVKAMAQECWSLSALTFPHPLVRVIVAEQIYRAWSLMHNHPYHR from the coding sequence ATGCAAATACATCTAATCTCTGTCGGAAACCGGATGCCCGACTGGGTGCAGCAAGGCTATAATGAATATGCCAAACGCCTGCCCCGCGAATGTGAACTGATATTAAAGGAAATCCCGGCCGATAAACGCCGTAACGGCGATATTGAGCGTATTACCAAAACTGAGGGCGAACGCATGATAGCTGCCTTGCCGAACAGAGCTCACGTAGTGACTCTGGACATACCCGGTAAACCCTGGACTACTCCGGATTTATCGCAGGCCATGCAACGCTGGTTAGGTAATGGGCAACCGGTAGCACTGATGGTGGGAGGGCCGGAAGGCTTGTCGGCACAAGTCAAAGCCATGGCCCAGGAGTGCTGGAGCCTATCGGCACTGACCTTCCCGCACCCTTTGGTCAGAGTGATTGTTGCCGAACAAATTTATCGGGCCTGGAGCCTGATGCACAATCATCCTTACCACCGTTAA
- a CDS encoding Maf family protein gives MPPQIILASASPRRSELLRQIGIRHLIQAVDLDESPWPGEAALDYVQRVAAEKSAACWHASPQKLPVLGADTSVICDGEILGKPENQAHAQALLSRLSGRSHQVYSAVSVRGDKGHGLALSISQVQFRALSQAEILAYSLSGEPEGKAGAYAIQGLASVFIESLTGSFSGVMGLPLFETAELLAQQGIKVIA, from the coding sequence ATGCCGCCACAAATTATCCTGGCTTCTGCCTCACCCCGACGTAGCGAACTGCTCAGGCAGATTGGTATACGCCACCTGATTCAGGCCGTCGACCTTGACGAAAGCCCCTGGCCAGGCGAAGCCGCACTGGATTATGTGCAGCGGGTCGCAGCGGAAAAATCAGCGGCTTGCTGGCATGCCTCACCGCAAAAGCTGCCGGTTTTAGGCGCAGATACCAGTGTAATTTGTGATGGCGAAATTCTCGGTAAACCCGAAAATCAGGCACATGCCCAGGCGCTATTAAGCCGGCTGTCCGGACGCAGCCATCAGGTTTACAGTGCCGTATCGGTACGAGGTGATAAGGGTCACGGTTTGGCCCTGAGTATTAGTCAGGTGCAATTCCGGGCATTGAGCCAGGCGGAAATTTTGGCCTATAGCTTAAGTGGCGAACCGGAAGGCAAAGCCGGTGCCTACGCCATTCAAGGCTTGGCCAGTGTATTTATTGAGTCACTTACCGGCAGTTTTTCCGGCGTAATGGGCTTACCGCTGTTTGAAACCGCTGAATTATTAGCCCAACAAGGGATTAAAGTCATCGCATGA